Part of the Verrucomicrobiia bacterium genome, AAATCGCATGCTGCTGCATATGCCATCGTCGCTTATCAAACCGCGTACTTGAAGGCGAACTACCCCGTGGAGTTCTACTGCGCGATGATGACAAACGACCTGTCAGACACTGCCAAGCTCAGCGAATATATCGCCGAGGCGCGCAGTGTCGGGATTGAGGTGCTCGGGCCCGACGTGAACGAGAGCAGCGTTTATTTCGCGCCGGCCGGCGGCGGAAAATCCATTCGATTCGGCCTCGCCGCCATCAAGGGAGTCGGCGAAGTCGCGGTTCAATCCATTCTCAAAGCGCGCGAAGGGGAAAAATTTCCGTCGTTATCCGATATGTGCGAACGGGTCGACGGACGAACGGTTAACCGCAAGGTGCTGGAATCCCTCGTCAAATCGGGCGCCTGCGATTGCTTCGGCCAGACCCGTGCCACATTGTTTGCGCAAATTGAACGCACGCTGGCTCGCGCAGCCAGCATCATCAGCGATCGCCAGCGCGGCCAAAGCTCTCTGTTTGGAGCTTTCGAGGAGAAATCTGCCCCGATGCCGGAAGCTGTTTCAAATCTGCCGGAGTGGCCGCAGAACGAGTTGCTGGCCTCTGAAAAGGAATTGCTCGGGTTCTACGTCACTGGCCATCCGCTCACCCCTTTCGCCGGGCTCCTGGCGAAATACTCTCTTGCCACGACCGCGAAGCTTGCGGAACTGCAGAATCGAAGCATGACGCGCATCGGCGGCCTCATCGCCGCCGTGCAACAGGGTTTCTCGAAAAAAAGCGGCAAGCCCTACGCCATGCTTACCCTGGAGGATTTGCACGGCTCCGTTCAGGTCCTGTGCATGAATGAAAACTACGACAAGTATCGAGAACTGTTTGTCGTCAATAAACCCGTGCTTGTCATCGGGGAAGTATCGAGCGGCGACGACAAGCCCAAGATCTTTCCTCAGGAGATCATGCCGCTGGAAAACGCGCCTAGAAAGTTCACACGACAGGTTCGATTGCGTCTTGGAACTGCGCAACTTTCTTCAGAAAACCTGGAATACCTGCGAGATCTCATCATGGCCCATCCAGGGAAATGTGAGGTCTTTTTACGGCTCGAACATCCCGCGGCCGGATTCGTTTACATCGAACCGCACGAACGTTATCGCATTTCCCCCAGCATGGAGTTCCAGAGCGCGGCGGATGAGAGATTCGGACAGGGAGCTTATTCTGCAGTCGTGGATAACACGCTGCCGGAACGCACCGCGCGCAGGTGGGAACGTCCCGCCCCGGGGAACGAGGACTAAAAAAAAACCGGGCCAATCAATCAGAGGGTGACTGATAGGCCCGGGGAATGTTCGAATTCAGTACACCAGTAGGTCATCGGAGTTTTCCGGCCCGATCCTGTACTGGAGACCGAGACCGAAATCTTAAAAAGTTCTTCAAAGATCAACCGCTACCGAGAGCGGCGCTGTGCTAGGGGCACATGAAATCACTCGAACTTATCGGAGTCAAGCGCGTTATCATTGCATTTGATTTTTAAAATGCTTCACGGAGCAGAGTTGCCGAACGCGACGCATTCGAGCAACCCGACCCCTGAATTGCTGTTTACAGAGGAGGCTCGGTTGTTAGTATCCGCCCACGAAACGCGTGCTATGAAGAAAATCGAAGCCATCATCAAACCGTTTAAACTGGAAGACGTTAAAGAAGCGCTTGCCGCGCTCGGTGTGGAAGGCATGACCGTTTCTGAAGTAAAAGGCTTTGGCCGGCAAAAGGGTCACACGGAAATCTACCGGGGCAGCGAATACACAGTTGATTTCCTTCCCAAGCTGAAGATCGAGGTTGTTCTGCCCGACGGGCGCGCAGAGGGGGCGGTGGAGGCCATTGTAAAGGCGGCCAGAACCGGAAAAATCGGTGACGGCAAAGTTTTCGTCAGCAACATCGAAAACGCGGTTCGCATCCGGACCGACGAAACGGGCGAGCAGGCAGTTTGAGCGAAAAAGGGGCGCATTGCGCTCGCAGAATTTGATTGCGCACGACCTCAAAATGTGTCCGTGAATCTCGAACACCTTCGCTTGCCGTTCGTGAACGCAAAAAGGGTTTGCCAACGACAAAATTCCTGCGTTTTTCGGGCTTTTTCACGCTGTGAATAACTCGTGAATAAAAGTTAATATGTTGTCCTCGTAAGTTTTTCCTTCATTGTCTAGAAACACTGCTCGCCGAACTCTTCGACGGCCTGTTGGCGGTTCACAGCGGTCTAACAATAAAATCGTTTGGAATTTGTTTCGCTTAAGTGCTTGTTTTACAAGGGTTTACAAACGCACTTTTGCGCGCCCAAAAATTTGGATGAGGATCGCGGAAACGATTTTATTGGCGGAACGAAACTTAACTGTTACAAGCATCGCACGGAAAGCGTGTGACGGACGCGTTACGAAGCCAGGTGAATAAATAGGCCAAAAAACGGCCGACGTAAGATTAACAATGCAAGCTTCCGCTCAGAGAATCTGGGAAACAGCACAGGAACATTTACG contains:
- a CDS encoding P-II family nitrogen regulator: MKKIEAIIKPFKLEDVKEALAALGVEGMTVSEVKGFGRQKGHTEIYRGSEYTVDFLPKLKIEVVLPDGRAEGAVEAIVKAARTGKIGDGKVFVSNIENAVRIRTDETGEQAV